Proteins from one archaeon BMS3Bbin15 genomic window:
- a CDS encoding cysteine-rich small domain protein has translation MLQQAKKNLDEAIKNGIKGTNRECSYYPCHFHQQDCTFCFCPFYSCGDTMLGEFKMSSKGKRVWSCMNCNWIHTGDVVKKVIEELRKYNEIDEKALREIFRRVRYD, from the coding sequence ATGCTGCAGCAGGCAAAGAAGAATCTTGATGAGGCTATAAAGAACGGTATTAAAGGCACGAATAGAGAGTGCAGCTATTACCCCTGTCATTTTCATCAACAGGACTGCACATTCTGCTTCTGCCCTTTTTATTCATGCGGTGACACAATGCTAGGTGAATTCAAAATGAGCAGTAAGGGAAAGAGGGTGTGGAGCTGTATGAACTGCAACTGGATTCATACAGGCGATGTGGTGAAAAAGGTTATTGAAGAGTTGAGGAAATACAATGAGATAGATGAAAAGGCTCTCAGAGAAATTTTCAGAAGGGTTAGATATGACTAA
- the cobD gene encoding threonine-phosphate decarboxylase, translating to MYVLGKPIHGDDSYLHPEAIDFSSNVSPLGPGEKVIKAIEENAGNIFRYPSGGEKLREIIAERHELKQENIALGNGSSELIKNFCEVFVERGERVLIAGPTFSEYDYFSRLGGAEVQYTGLPENLGVDAGALTEKNFKAIFICHPNNPSSHIFTNLDSLLEKSSALVFVDEAYIEFSEIESFSELVENYKNLFVLRSLTKFYSMPGLRIGYALSCRENIERVESYQPPWNVNTLALYAAEAALKDENFIKESKKFFRAEREFLFRRLSEVDGLQVKPSYTNFFLLKLKIPAKKAKGMLLRKGILVRDCSSFGLENYIRVCIRKREENLKLLEAMEELNAAAGKEES from the coding sequence ATGTATGTTCTGGGGAAGCCTATTCATGGCGATGACAGCTACCTTCACCCTGAAGCAATTGACTTCAGCTCGAATGTGAGTCCTCTTGGACCTGGTGAAAAGGTGATAAAAGCTATTGAAGAGAATGCTGGGAATATATTTAGATACCCTTCAGGGGGAGAGAAGCTGAGGGAAATTATAGCAGAGAGGCATGAACTGAAACAGGAAAATATTGCTCTGGGCAATGGTTCCTCTGAACTCATAAAAAATTTCTGTGAAGTTTTTGTTGAGAGAGGAGAGAGAGTGCTTATAGCCGGGCCCACTTTTTCAGAATATGATTACTTCTCAAGACTCGGAGGGGCTGAAGTTCAATATACGGGACTGCCTGAAAATCTCGGGGTTGATGCAGGGGCACTTACTGAGAAGAATTTCAAAGCTATATTTATATGCCATCCCAACAACCCCAGTTCACATATATTCACCAACCTTGATTCACTTCTCGAAAAAAGCAGTGCACTGGTTTTTGTTGATGAAGCCTATATAGAATTTTCTGAAATTGAAAGCTTCTCAGAGCTGGTAGAAAATTATAAAAATCTATTTGTTCTCCGCTCTCTTACAAAATTTTATTCTATGCCTGGGTTGAGAATAGGATATGCTCTTTCATGCAGAGAAAACATAGAGAGAGTTGAGAGTTATCAGCCTCCGTGGAATGTTAACACTCTGGCACTTTATGCTGCAGAAGCTGCATTAAAGGATGAAAACTTTATAAAGGAGAGTAAAAAATTTTTCAGGGCAGAGAGAGAGTTTTTATTTAGAAGGTTATCTGAAGTTGATGGTTTACAGGTAAAACCCAGCTATACCAACTTTTTTCTATTAAAACTCAAAATTCCAGCAAAGAAGGCAAAGGGCATGCTTCTCAGAAAGGGTATTCTTGTCAGGGACTGCTCTTCTTTTGGTCTTGAAAATTATATAAGGGTATGTATAAGAAAGAGAGAAGAGAACTTGAAACTTTTAGAAGCTATGGAGGAATTGAATGCTGCAGCAGGCAAAGAAGAATCTTGA
- a CDS encoding aspartate aminotransferase encodes MLAERIKAVRPSVTLEITAKAKALRGQGRDIIGFGAGEPDFDTPEHIKKAAYRAIDEGFVYYTPTAGILELREAIAEKLNVENKIRCSAENIIVTPGAKQALYEAIMVLVNPGEEVLIPSPYWVSYLPMVQLASGKPVFIPTGIDGRFKLGAEQILERITDKTKLLILNSPCNPTGAVLSREDIRAIADVCRDKSIQIISDEIYEYIIYNGREHVSIGSFPDVEDLTITVNGFSKAYSMTGWRLGYASAREDILKAMQRLQAHSVSHPTSFVQKAGVVALTSPESKAQIEKMVRAFDERRKVITEKLREIPGVKCSKPDGAFYVFANFSAYEEDSFRLAEYLLEKAGVACVPGEAFGEEGRGYLRLSYALSMEKINEGVERIKKALKNYEVNR; translated from the coding sequence ATGCTCGCTGAAAGAATTAAAGCTGTCAGACCAAGTGTAACCTTGGAGATAACAGCAAAGGCAAAAGCTTTGAGAGGGCAGGGAAGGGACATTATAGGCTTTGGTGCCGGAGAGCCTGATTTTGATACTCCAGAGCACATAAAAAAGGCAGCTTACAGAGCTATTGATGAAGGTTTTGTCTACTATACCCCAACAGCCGGAATACTCGAACTCAGAGAGGCTATTGCAGAGAAGCTTAATGTTGAGAATAAAATACGTTGCAGTGCTGAGAATATTATTGTCACACCGGGAGCAAAGCAGGCACTTTATGAAGCTATTATGGTTCTTGTTAACCCTGGTGAAGAGGTTTTAATTCCATCTCCATACTGGGTTTCTTACCTGCCAATGGTCCAGCTAGCCTCCGGAAAACCTGTATTTATACCTACAGGAATAGATGGAAGATTTAAGCTAGGTGCTGAGCAGATTCTTGAGAGGATAACCGACAAAACAAAACTTCTCATTCTGAATTCACCCTGTAATCCTACTGGAGCTGTTCTCAGCAGGGAGGATATTAGGGCAATAGCAGATGTGTGCAGAGATAAGAGTATTCAAATAATCTCGGATGAAATCTATGAGTATATAATTTACAATGGCAGGGAGCATGTAAGCATAGGCAGCTTTCCGGATGTGGAGGATTTGACCATAACTGTCAATGGTTTTTCAAAGGCATACTCTATGACAGGATGGCGCCTTGGCTATGCATCAGCCAGAGAAGACATATTAAAGGCAATGCAGCGTCTTCAGGCTCACAGTGTAAGCCATCCTACAAGTTTTGTCCAGAAGGCAGGTGTCGTTGCTCTGACAAGTCCTGAGAGTAAAGCACAGATTGAGAAGATGGTTAGAGCCTTTGATGAAAGGCGGAAGGTTATCACTGAAAAGCTGAGAGAAATACCTGGGGTTAAATGCTCAAAGCCAGATGGCGCCTTCTATGTGTTTGCTAACTTCTCAGCCTATGAAGAGGACTCCTTCAGATTGGCTGAATATCTCCTTGAAAAAGCTGGAGTGGCATGTGTGCCTGGCGAAGCTTTTGGAGAGGAAGGCAGGGGTTATCTGAGACTTAGCTATGCTCTCAGTATGGAGAAGATAAATGAAGGGGTTGAGAGAATAAAAAAAGCTCTCAAAAACTATGAGGTAAATAGATGA
- a CDS encoding OB-fold nucleic acid binding domain protein, giving the protein MKQCTLCEGTGIVDGRRCEVCHGKGEVEQCLLCGSPIISSLKMEICESCEENHDIVLELDPLAGYSDIIIGKAYLGKVKRMGDVGYFVALNTSISGLIRRRDATKKYMLNQEVVVKAESLRDNRLDFIPLNIEKYTLIPFKKKIPLWRINDITDKAINGAVMIRGIVSRVQRTSGPTIFSIYDETGAIECAAFARGQRAYPAIDVENVVEVRGEVNLRQDKLQIEVKDMEKLYGSRQSVVRDAIDKVIEEEAAPSEIPPLVASPVGEELRGKMLLIAKELRKAVYKGIPILIRHHADCDGFIGGIALDIAIRPLLREHSPDKEAEWHLFRRSPSRAPFYEMEDVVRDLNYSHEDASRFGQSMPLVLIIDNGSTREDMPAIRKFKVYGSKILVVDHHYPGEVKDGKVEVDELVDIHVNPYLVGGDYTFTAGCLGVEIARLINPEVSEKIKHLPGIACSADRAKSEIADAYINIAMKKGYTKEDMLKIAECVDFEAFYLRFMDGKTLVEDFLGLGRLDRQRNLLQVVGSEVERLREQQLKTVLANAKSVKLANNLLLSTLDLDKYSHKFTYPPPGKTTGMLHDIKAGENSKRRTVTLAYGPDFVILRATEDVSRDMGLNVNIFVKELSEELPQAGIDGGGHEVAGSIKFVEGYRKPVLEKLAEKVAKLKA; this is encoded by the coding sequence ATGAAACAGTGTACTTTGTGCGAAGGCACAGGAATAGTAGATGGCAGAAGGTGTGAAGTCTGCCATGGAAAAGGTGAGGTTGAGCAGTGTCTGCTCTGCGGTTCGCCAATAATATCCAGTCTTAAAATGGAGATATGCGAATCCTGTGAGGAAAACCATGATATTGTGCTTGAACTGGACCCTCTGGCTGGTTACAGCGATATAATTATTGGGAAAGCATATCTGGGCAAGGTTAAGAGAATGGGCGATGTCGGCTATTTTGTGGCTCTAAATACCTCTATAAGCGGGTTGATAAGAAGGAGAGATGCCACAAAGAAATACATGCTCAATCAGGAGGTTGTTGTAAAGGCAGAAAGCCTCAGAGATAACAGGCTGGACTTTATTCCGTTGAATATAGAAAAATATACCCTGATACCCTTCAAGAAGAAGATACCGCTATGGAGAATTAATGACATTACAGATAAAGCCATAAATGGAGCCGTAATGATCCGTGGTATTGTGTCGAGAGTGCAGCGTACCTCTGGCCCAACAATATTTAGTATTTATGACGAGACAGGAGCTATTGAATGCGCAGCCTTTGCCAGAGGACAGAGAGCATATCCAGCAATAGATGTGGAAAATGTGGTTGAGGTGAGGGGAGAAGTCAATCTCAGGCAGGATAAGCTCCAGATTGAAGTAAAGGATATGGAAAAGCTCTATGGTAGCAGGCAGAGTGTGGTGAGGGATGCCATTGATAAAGTTATAGAGGAAGAGGCAGCACCCTCTGAGATTCCACCACTTGTTGCAAGTCCTGTGGGTGAAGAACTGAGAGGAAAGATGTTACTTATTGCCAAAGAGCTCAGAAAGGCGGTTTATAAAGGGATACCAATCCTAATCAGGCATCATGCTGACTGCGATGGTTTTATTGGTGGAATTGCACTGGACATTGCAATCAGACCACTGCTCAGAGAACATTCCCCTGATAAAGAAGCAGAGTGGCATCTCTTCAGGCGGTCACCAAGCAGGGCACCCTTCTACGAAATGGAAGATGTTGTCAGAGACCTTAACTATTCCCATGAGGATGCCAGCAGATTCGGCCAATCAATGCCCCTTGTTTTAATTATAGATAATGGTTCAACAAGAGAAGATATGCCTGCCATAAGGAAGTTCAAAGTTTATGGTTCAAAGATTCTTGTGGTGGACCACCACTACCCGGGTGAAGTTAAAGATGGTAAAGTCGAGGTTGACGAGCTTGTTGATATTCATGTCAACCCCTACCTTGTGGGTGGTGACTACACATTCACAGCAGGTTGTCTGGGTGTTGAGATTGCAAGACTGATTAATCCTGAAGTAAGTGAGAAGATAAAACACCTGCCAGGGATAGCCTGCTCTGCTGACAGAGCCAAGAGCGAGATAGCTGACGCTTATATTAATATCGCCATGAAAAAGGGGTACACTAAAGAGGATATGTTAAAAATTGCTGAGTGTGTTGATTTTGAGGCATTCTATCTCCGCTTCATGGATGGCAAAACCCTTGTGGAAGATTTTCTGGGTCTTGGAAGGCTTGACAGGCAGAGAAATCTCCTTCAAGTCGTTGGCTCCGAGGTCGAGAGATTGAGAGAGCAGCAGCTAAAAACTGTTCTGGCAAATGCAAAGTCTGTAAAGCTTGCCAATAATCTTCTTCTCAGTACCCTTGACCTTGATAAATACTCCCACAAATTCACATATCCACCTCCAGGCAAGACAACAGGTATGCTACATGACATTAAAGCAGGGGAGAACTCTAAGAGAAGAACGGTTACACTTGCTTATGGGCCTGACTTTGTTATTCTCAGAGCCACTGAAGATGTTTCCCGGGATATGGGGCTGAATGTGAATATCTTTGTAAAGGAGCTTTCGGAGGAGCTTCCACAGGCAGGCATAGATGGTGGAGGTCATGAAGTAGCCGGCAGCATAAAATTTGTAGAGGGTTACAGGAAACCTGTGCTTGAGAAGCTGGCGGAGAAGGTGGCAAAGCTCAAAGCTTAA
- a CDS encoding biotin synthase: MQFLKGLNSEIQRLKEVELSELLDKAWEVRQKNFLPELNVSAPGLKRYNVEHFSNTIGKFINVSVTGNECSLHCDHCNAKLLESMTSAVTPEKLLKIGKKIKAHGGEGMLLSGGADVTGRVPFDDYYDAITKLKSLGLKVIVHSGLVGREEAEALKNAGVDQVLQDIIGDHLTINRVYHLNRKPVEYLSSMINLKRAGLEIAPHIVIGLHYGEIRGEYNALEMISSVLPDIIVFVVLTPKPETRMMGVKTPAPEEIARLIAIGRILNPEARVNLGCAKPASDKIDIENFALRAGVNTIAYPGDETLSSAEKLGLKINYSEICCTLV; the protein is encoded by the coding sequence ATGCAGTTTTTGAAAGGATTGAATTCCGAGATTCAGAGACTTAAAGAAGTTGAACTTTCTGAGCTACTCGATAAAGCATGGGAGGTGAGGCAGAAGAATTTTCTTCCAGAACTTAATGTCTCAGCACCTGGTTTGAAGAGGTATAATGTCGAGCATTTTTCAAATACCATAGGGAAATTTATAAATGTCAGTGTGACAGGCAATGAATGCTCACTCCACTGTGACCACTGCAATGCAAAGCTCCTCGAATCAATGACATCTGCAGTCACGCCTGAAAAGCTCCTAAAAATTGGAAAGAAAATCAAGGCGCATGGTGGTGAAGGAATGCTCCTCAGTGGAGGTGCCGATGTAACTGGAAGGGTTCCCTTTGATGATTATTATGATGCAATAACAAAACTGAAGTCCCTCGGATTGAAAGTGATAGTACACTCAGGCCTTGTTGGTAGAGAAGAGGCAGAGGCACTGAAGAATGCAGGAGTTGATCAGGTTCTTCAGGATATTATCGGGGACCACCTGACTATTAACAGGGTTTACCACCTGAATAGAAAGCCCGTCGAATATCTTTCTTCAATGATAAATCTCAAAAGAGCTGGTCTTGAGATTGCTCCCCATATTGTTATCGGGCTTCACTATGGAGAAATAAGAGGTGAGTATAATGCTCTTGAAATGATTTCTTCGGTGTTGCCGGATATTATAGTTTTTGTTGTTCTCACACCAAAGCCTGAAACAAGAATGATGGGTGTGAAAACTCCTGCACCAGAAGAAATTGCAAGGCTTATAGCAATAGGTAGAATTCTCAATCCAGAAGCCAGAGTTAACCTTGGCTGCGCAAAACCTGCCAGCGATAAGATTGATATAGAAAATTTTGCACTAAGGGCAGGGGTTAATACTATTGCTTATCCCGGTGATGAAACTCTATCCTCTGCTGAAAAGCTTGGACTGAAAATCAATTACTCTGAAATTTGCTGTACTCTTGTTTGA